From Candidatus Dadabacteria bacterium, one genomic window encodes:
- a CDS encoding HAD family phosphatase — translation MIKAVIFDFDGVIVDSEPLHLRAFQRIVETLGLKLSPTDYYLRYLACDDKSFFKRFLEDNGQQYTEREIARLVKEKGICFEEMIGEDIRIFPGIVEFLETIRGRFHVAIGSGALTGEINLILRHKGLSEFFGFVIGADDTENPKPSPEVYLKCLERFRRDYDGTITAAQCVVFEDSPHGVLAAKRAGMRCVGISNSCSGDELGLADRVTESFSEIIDDFPEMF, via the coding sequence ATGATAAAAGCGGTCATATTCGATTTTGACGGCGTGATAGTCGACAGCGAGCCTCTGCACCTCAGAGCTTTTCAGAGAATTGTAGAAACTCTGGGACTAAAGCTCTCGCCCACCGACTATTACTTACGGTACCTTGCCTGCGACGACAAGAGCTTTTTCAAGAGGTTCCTTGAGGATAACGGACAACAGTACACGGAACGGGAGATTGCACGGCTTGTCAAAGAAAAAGGCATCTGTTTTGAAGAAATGATAGGGGAGGACATAAGAATTTTTCCGGGGATCGTTGAGTTTCTTGAGACCATTCGGGGCAGATTTCATGTGGCGATAGGTTCCGGTGCGTTAACCGGAGAGATTAACCTCATACTGAGGCACAAAGGGCTTTCCGAGTTCTTCGGCTTTGTAATAGGGGCTGATGATACGGAAAACCCGAAACCATCCCCCGAGGTCTACCTTAAATGCCTTGAGAGGTTCAGAAGAGATTACGACGGCACCATAACGGCCGCCCAGTGTGTTGTGTTTGAAGATTCCCCCCACGGTGTTTTGGCGGCCAAAAGGGCAGGGATGAGATGCGTCGGTATTTCTAACTCGTGTTCCGGTGACGAGCTTGGGCTTGCCGACCGGGTTACGGAAAGCTTTTCCGAGATCATTGACGATTTCCCCGAGATGTTCTAA
- a CDS encoding 4-carboxymuconolactone decarboxylase, with the protein MDYYNPEDLKRFPEIGEFSEDLMDKFFEYYNSATAEEGALTKREKALIALAVAHTEKCPYCIDAYTTQCLETGADPEQMTEAVHVAASMSAGIKLIHAIQMHNTLKKNRAL; encoded by the coding sequence ATGGATTACTATAACCCCGAGGATCTCAAGAGATTTCCCGAGATCGGGGAGTTCAGTGAAGACCTCATGGACAAGTTTTTCGAGTACTACAACTCCGCAACCGCCGAGGAAGGGGCGCTTACGAAAAGGGAAAAAGCGCTCATAGCCCTGGCCGTGGCTCATACCGAAAAATGTCCCTACTGCATAGACGCATACACTACGCAGTGCCTTGAGACTGGAGCGGACCCGGAGCAGATGACTGAAGCCGTACATGTCGCCGCATCAATGTCGGCCGGCATAAAGCTCATCCACGCAATCCAGATGCATAACACGCTGAAAAAAAACCGTGCCCTCTAG
- a CDS encoding radical SAM/Cys-rich domain protein gives MIQEKTKTENHNFSRKLIDQGLDINPITVETLQVNITKLCNQACTHCHVDASPWRSEQMSIEGVERCLEILSENDSIKNLDLTGGAPELNPHFDYFVREARSLGKHVMVRHNLTVTLDGNPRTGEEKMYIPRFFAENRVEVISSLPYYSSYFTDKQRGKGVFEKSIESLRMLNSEGYGGGELKLNLVYNPVGTFLPPDQVSLEADFKAKLKKNYGIRFDNLYTLTNMPINRFEKELRKQNAYEEYIEKLVNAFNPETVNGIMCRNLISVSHDGKIYDCDFNQMLEMQCRNGNGGLTIFNFDLRQVIDRKIRFGVHCFGCTAGAGSSCGGQTAS, from the coding sequence ATGATCCAAGAAAAAACGAAGACAGAGAATCATAATTTTTCCCGCAAACTGATCGACCAAGGTCTCGATATCAACCCTATTACGGTTGAAACCCTGCAAGTGAACATAACAAAACTTTGCAACCAGGCCTGCACTCACTGTCACGTGGATGCCTCGCCCTGGAGAAGTGAGCAGATGAGCATTGAGGGCGTAGAAAGATGTCTTGAAATACTTAGTGAAAACGACAGCATCAAAAACCTTGACCTGACTGGAGGAGCTCCAGAGTTAAACCCCCATTTTGACTACTTCGTAAGGGAGGCCAGAAGTCTTGGCAAACACGTAATGGTAAGACACAACCTGACGGTTACTCTCGACGGGAACCCCCGAACGGGAGAGGAAAAAATGTACATACCAAGGTTTTTCGCCGAAAACCGCGTTGAAGTTATATCCTCGCTTCCATATTACAGCAGCTACTTCACGGACAAGCAGAGGGGGAAAGGGGTTTTCGAAAAAAGCATAGAATCCCTAAGAATGCTTAACAGCGAAGGTTACGGGGGCGGAGAACTAAAACTTAACCTGGTATATAACCCCGTTGGGACTTTTCTTCCACCGGACCAGGTGAGCCTTGAAGCGGACTTTAAGGCAAAACTCAAAAAGAACTACGGGATACGGTTCGATAACCTATACACACTGACCAATATGCCGATTAACAGGTTTGAGAAGGAACTGAGAAAACAGAACGCCTACGAGGAATACATCGAAAAGCTTGTAAACGCCTTCAATCCCGAAACCGTAAACGGCATAATGTGCCGGAACCTGATCAGCGTAAGCCACGACGGAAAAATCTACGACTGCGACTTTAACCAGATGCTTGAGATGCAGTGCCGAAACGGGAACGGGGGGCTGACCATATTCAACTTCGACCTTCGTCAAGTGATCGACAGAAAGATAAGATTCGGTGTTCACTGTTTCGGATGCACCGCAGGGGCCGGAAGCAGCTGCGGCGGCCAGACGGCATCCTGA
- a CDS encoding glycosyltransferase has product MHRRGRKQLRRPDGILIPRLCGMSQKNDNALIVFLKYPETEKVKTRLGKDIGKQRAMELYRETASFVADSFSGSKNWTTFFFYTPRERKKEVFEWLGDKEAFFFAQGTGSLGQRMSRAFEKCFSLGFRNVVIIGTDCVMMTEEDLQTAFSLLSGELFEAVLGPATDGGYYLLGLCRKTDAVFQDIQWSTSRVFKETERRMRESGLRHAVMRELSDIDEEKDISIKDIMTRDMKLARRLEQILLKDQKNRTEKNEERKPV; this is encoded by the coding sequence ATGCACCGCAGGGGCCGGAAGCAGCTGCGGCGGCCAGACGGCATCCTGATTCCGAGGCTTTGCGGAATGTCGCAAAAAAACGATAACGCCCTGATCGTTTTTCTTAAGTATCCGGAAACAGAAAAAGTAAAGACGCGCCTGGGAAAAGACATAGGGAAGCAGAGGGCCATGGAACTCTATCGTGAAACGGCAAGTTTCGTCGCCGACTCCTTCTCGGGTTCAAAGAACTGGACGACTTTCTTCTTCTATACTCCAAGAGAAAGAAAAAAAGAGGTTTTTGAGTGGCTGGGAGACAAAGAAGCTTTTTTTTTCGCACAGGGGACAGGTTCTCTCGGACAGAGAATGTCCCGTGCGTTTGAAAAATGTTTTTCACTGGGATTCAGAAATGTCGTCATCATAGGCACAGACTGCGTGATGATGACCGAAGAAGACCTGCAAACAGCGTTCTCGTTGCTCTCGGGAGAGCTATTTGAAGCGGTCCTGGGTCCGGCAACCGACGGGGGATACTATCTCCTCGGGCTATGCAGGAAAACGGACGCGGTTTTTCAGGATATCCAATGGAGCACTTCCCGCGTATTTAAGGAGACCGAAAGACGCATGAGGGAAAGCGGGCTTCGCCACGCGGTCATGAGAGAACTTTCGGATATTGACGAGGAAAAAGATATAAGCATAAAGGATATAATGACAAGGGATATGAAACTCGCGCGCAGACTGGAGCAAATTCTTTTGAAAGATCAAAAAAACCGTACTGAGAAAAACGAGGAGAGAAAACCGGTATG